From Jeotgalibaca dankookensis, one genomic window encodes:
- a CDS encoding metal ABC transporter solute-binding protein, Zn/Mn family, with protein MNLLKKLVPLLVVLLAACGVQTGDQEDDGQLNIVATFYPVYHFTNQVVGENGHVTVLLGAGQDTHNYEPTPKDMAAISEADVFVYSSEYMETWVPAVLETLKESDVKIIEAAEDLTFYEAESDDEEEHTEDDGHNHAVDPHVWLDPLYAKRMVETISSVIQTVDQENREVYQEQTATFVQELETLDEEYQAAFEAAHNRTFVTQHAAFGYLARRYNLEEIAISSLTSNQEASPAKLAEITKYIQDNNVEVIYYQNTGNASLAEAVANETGIEKEILSAIEGVTDEEQASGIDYLSIMRDNLQALKKTIK; from the coding sequence ATGAATCTCTTAAAAAAATTAGTTCCCCTTTTGGTGGTGCTGTTAGCAGCATGCGGAGTGCAGACTGGAGACCAAGAGGACGATGGACAACTTAATATTGTCGCAACCTTTTATCCGGTCTATCATTTTACGAATCAAGTGGTCGGCGAAAATGGACACGTAACGGTTCTGCTAGGTGCAGGTCAAGATACGCATAATTACGAACCGACGCCAAAAGACATGGCAGCTATTTCAGAAGCCGATGTGTTTGTTTACAGCAGCGAATATATGGAAACTTGGGTCCCAGCAGTTTTGGAGACATTAAAAGAAAGTGATGTAAAAATAATAGAAGCTGCCGAAGATCTTACTTTTTATGAAGCAGAGTCAGATGACGAAGAAGAACACACGGAAGATGACGGTCACAACCATGCTGTTGATCCCCACGTTTGGCTAGATCCTCTATATGCGAAGCGGATGGTAGAAACGATCTCATCGGTTATCCAAACAGTTGATCAAGAAAATAGAGAAGTTTATCAGGAACAGACTGCAACTTTTGTACAGGAATTAGAAACTTTGGATGAAGAGTATCAAGCGGCTTTTGAAGCAGCTCATAATCGAACCTTTGTAACCCAACATGCAGCTTTTGGTTATTTAGCAAGACGCTACAATCTTGAAGAGATTGCTATATCATCTCTAACCTCTAATCAAGAAGCTAGTCCAGCAAAACTAGCTGAAATTACCAAGTATATTCAAGACAATAACGTTGAAGTTATCTATTATCAAAATACAGGTAATGCGAGTTTAGCAGAAGCTGTAGCGAATGAAACAGGTATAGAAAAAGAAATATTAAGTGCAATTGAAGGTGTCACAGACGAAGAACAAGCGTCTGGAATTGATTACCTATCAATTATGCGTGATAATTTACAGGCCTTAAAGAAAACCATTAAATAA
- the ispE gene encoding 4-(cytidine 5'-diphospho)-2-C-methyl-D-erythritol kinase has translation MEWIERAPAKINLTLDVLFKRDDQYHELEMIMSSVDLADHLTFTPLVENKIEVYTNKAFLPVDRRNHVYQIIKLVKEKYGIKEGMLVEIEKMIPVAAGLGGGSTDAAATLRALNQLWSLELSTKELIDLGMLVGTDVPYSITGGTAFVSGRGEKVRPIRSLPPCWIVLAKPRISVSTKTVFRSLEADKLNYEPKSRIVEKAIEEGDYKQMVTNLSNALEAVTFERHPQLKQLSDRMLRYGMDGVTMSGSGPTIIGFSQNYSRARRVYNSLRGFCEEVYIVRTLK, from the coding sequence ATGGAATGGATCGAACGAGCACCTGCTAAAATTAATTTAACCTTAGATGTGCTTTTTAAAAGAGATGATCAGTATCATGAGCTTGAAATGATTATGTCATCGGTTGACTTGGCCGACCACTTGACTTTTACCCCTTTGGTAGAAAATAAAATAGAAGTTTATACAAATAAAGCTTTTTTACCCGTTGACCGTCGGAACCATGTGTATCAAATTATTAAATTAGTCAAAGAGAAATATGGAATTAAAGAAGGCATGTTAGTCGAAATTGAAAAAATGATTCCAGTAGCCGCTGGACTCGGTGGTGGCAGTACGGATGCTGCTGCTACATTAAGGGCTTTAAATCAGTTATGGAGCTTAGAATTATCAACAAAAGAATTAATTGATTTAGGGATGTTAGTGGGGACCGATGTTCCATATTCTATTACCGGGGGGACTGCATTTGTATCTGGGCGTGGTGAAAAGGTTCGTCCGATTCGTTCACTACCTCCCTGCTGGATTGTGTTAGCTAAACCACGTATTAGCGTCTCTACTAAAACAGTTTTTCGTTCTTTAGAAGCGGATAAACTCAACTATGAACCAAAATCTCGAATTGTAGAAAAGGCGATTGAAGAAGGCGACTACAAACAAATGGTAACAAATTTAAGTAATGCGCTGGAGGCAGTAACCTTTGAACGGCATCCCCAATTGAAACAATTAAGTGATCGGATGTTACGATATGGGATGGATGGTGTTACTATGAGTGGAAGTGGGCCAACTATTATCGGTTTCAGTCAAAATTATTCACGCGCGCGTCGTGTCTATAATAGTCTACGCGGTTTTTGTGAAGAAGTTTATATTGTTCGAACCCTAAAATAA
- a CDS encoding Veg family protein — protein MPRSLMEIKEELDNRLGKKVLLTAQAGRKRKTERKGVLRETYHSVFVVDLDQEENAFERVSYSYADVLTSSVEISFYNEETSQYA, from the coding sequence ATGCCGAGAAGCTTGATGGAAATCAAAGAGGAGTTAGACAATCGTTTAGGTAAGAAAGTATTGTTAACTGCTCAAGCAGGTAGAAAGCGTAAAACAGAAAGAAAAGGTGTGCTACGTGAGACCTATCATTCTGTGTTTGTTGTTGATCTAGATCAGGAAGAAAATGCTTTTGAACGTGTTTCATATAGTTATGCAGATGTCTTAACTTCTTCAGTAGAAATTTCTTTCTATAATGAAGAGACAAGCCAATACGCATAA
- the rsmA gene encoding 16S rRNA (adenine(1518)-N(6)/adenine(1519)-N(6))-dimethyltransferase RsmA, with amino-acid sequence MTDNYIATPDRTKQILKKYGLSMKKSLGQNFLVEPSILTEMLEAGKIDKNTVVIEIGPGIGALTECLAQAAKKVVAFEIDRRLERILKKELAAYDNIEFIFQDILQVDLEAVFAEHFEPTDRIVVAANLPYYITTPIIMNFIEANLPVDAYVMMMQKEVAERMTASPSSKDYGSLTIAIDYYTEAEIAFIVPRTVFIPQPNVDSAVLYLKRRETPKVSVDDEVFYFKLTRGSFQQRRKTLWNNLMAMFGKADEIKEVLRNALEVTHIEPSRRAETLSIEEFANLANELNKYSILEQN; translated from the coding sequence TTGACAGATAATTATATTGCAACACCAGATCGAACCAAGCAGATATTGAAAAAATATGGGTTAAGTATGAAAAAGAGCTTAGGTCAAAACTTCCTTGTTGAACCAAGTATTTTGACGGAAATGCTCGAAGCCGGGAAGATTGATAAAAATACGGTTGTAATTGAAATTGGTCCAGGAATCGGTGCGCTAACAGAATGTTTGGCCCAAGCAGCCAAAAAAGTAGTTGCCTTTGAGATTGACCGCCGATTAGAGCGAATCTTAAAGAAAGAATTAGCCGCTTACGATAATATTGAATTTATTTTTCAAGATATTTTACAGGTAGATTTAGAAGCGGTATTTGCAGAGCACTTCGAACCGACTGATCGTATCGTTGTAGCAGCGAACTTGCCTTATTATATTACGACTCCTATTATTATGAATTTTATCGAAGCAAATTTACCTGTTGACGCTTACGTCATGATGATGCAAAAGGAAGTAGCAGAGCGGATGACTGCATCACCAAGTTCAAAAGATTATGGATCATTAACCATTGCAATTGATTATTATACAGAGGCTGAAATTGCCTTTATTGTACCTAGAACCGTTTTTATACCTCAACCTAATGTTGACTCAGCTGTTTTATATTTAAAACGTCGAGAAACACCAAAAGTATCCGTTGATGATGAGGTATTTTATTTTAAACTGACGAGAGGTTCCTTCCAACAAAGACGCAAAACTTTGTGGAATAACTTAATGGCTATGTTTGGTAAAGCAGACGAAATAAAGGAAGTATTACGAAATGCGCTCGAAGTGACTCATATCGAACCTAGTAGACGAGCAGAAACATTATCAATTGAAGAGTTTGCAAATCTAGCAAATGAATTAAATAAATATTCCATTCTAGAACAGAACTAA
- the rnmV gene encoding ribonuclease M5: protein MKVKEIIVVEGKDDTARIKLAVEADTIETNGSAIDDRVIQRVALAQATRGVIVLTDPDFPGGKIRETLTQSVPGIKHAFLRKQDCQSPKGGSLGVEHASIETIQEALKNVHTPHKEAEIEDLKPFFIQLGLIGQSHSAWYREQLGDELGIGYTNGKQFIKRVQMFQITKEEILTAMKKIDRALPVEKRGVNSFDR, encoded by the coding sequence ATGAAAGTAAAAGAAATTATTGTAGTAGAAGGTAAAGACGACACAGCGCGAATTAAATTAGCGGTAGAGGCTGATACAATTGAAACGAATGGATCAGCCATTGATGATAGAGTTATTCAGCGAGTAGCCTTGGCGCAAGCTACCCGAGGCGTTATTGTGCTAACAGACCCCGATTTCCCAGGCGGAAAAATACGTGAAACCCTTACACAGAGCGTTCCAGGTATAAAGCACGCTTTTTTAAGAAAACAAGACTGCCAGTCGCCAAAAGGAGGCAGTCTTGGCGTTGAGCATGCCTCCATAGAAACAATTCAAGAAGCGTTGAAAAATGTCCACACACCACATAAAGAAGCTGAAATTGAAGATTTGAAGCCTTTCTTTATACAACTCGGCTTAATCGGACAAAGTCATTCCGCCTGGTACCGAGAACAGCTCGGTGATGAGTTAGGGATTGGCTATACGAATGGCAAGCAATTTATTAAACGCGTTCAAATGTTTCAAATTACTAAAGAAGAAATTCTTACAGCTATGAAAAAAATTGATCGTGCATTACCAGTTGAAAAAAGAGGAGTGAATAGCTTTGACAGATAA
- a CDS encoding TatD family hydrolase gives MLFDTHCHLNVEAFDKDLVETLKRAKEANVERLAVVGFDPGTIKKSLALSAEYPEIYSIIGWHPTEAGSYTSEVEENLKTLLKNKRVVAMGEMGLDYYWMEDSKEIQEEVFRKQIKVAKELNLPISIHMRDAIADTYRILKDEDVSTIGGIMHSYSGDVTYMKKFLDLGMHISLSGVVTFKKTTEVHEVAQAVPLDRLLIETDSPYLAPVPYRGKRNEPAYVAYVAKRVADLRGMSVEDLALATTRNANKLFRLEDL, from the coding sequence ATGCTTTTTGATACGCATTGTCATTTAAATGTAGAAGCATTTGATAAAGACCTTGTTGAAACACTAAAACGCGCTAAAGAAGCGAATGTTGAACGTTTAGCAGTCGTTGGTTTTGACCCCGGAACAATAAAAAAATCTTTAGCACTAAGTGCGGAATATCCAGAAATATATAGTATTATCGGCTGGCATCCTACAGAAGCCGGAAGCTATACTTCAGAAGTAGAAGAAAATTTAAAAACTTTATTGAAAAATAAACGGGTCGTTGCGATGGGTGAGATGGGATTAGATTACTATTGGATGGAAGACTCCAAGGAAATACAAGAAGAAGTCTTTCGTAAGCAAATAAAGGTTGCTAAAGAGTTAAATCTACCTATATCCATTCATATGCGCGATGCGATTGCTGATACCTATCGGATTTTGAAAGATGAAGATGTTTCAACAATTGGTGGGATTATGCATAGTTATAGTGGGGATGTGACTTATATGAAGAAGTTCCTTGATTTAGGGATGCATATTTCATTAAGCGGCGTGGTGACTTTTAAGAAAACGACAGAAGTGCATGAAGTAGCACAAGCAGTGCCTTTAGATCGGCTTCTGATTGAAACCGATTCTCCGTATCTGGCACCCGTTCCTTATCGCGGTAAACGCAACGAACCGGCTTACGTAGCTTATGTAGCCAAACGGGTCGCGGATTTACGTGGGATGAGTGTCGAGGACTTAGCACTTGCTACAACACGTAATGCGAATAAACTATTTAGATTGGAAGACCTATGA
- the metG gene encoding methionine--tRNA ligase, translated as MFNKKETFYITTPIYYPSGKLHIGNSYTTIACDVMARYKRLQNFDVYYLTGTDEHGQKIENKAEELGISPQAYVDGMAKEIQALWKTLDISHDKFIRTTDKEHVIAVQAMFERLVEQDDIYLGEYEGWYSVSDEEFFTETQLAEVYKDETGKVIGGLAPSGHEVELVKEESYFFRMGKYADRLLKYYEDHPDFIQPESRKNEMINNFIKPGLEDLAVSRTTFKWGIPVKRNPKHVVYVWIDALSNYITALGYGSEDDRLYQKYWPANVHMVGKEIVRFHTIYWPIMLMALDIPLPKQIFGHGWLQMKDGKMSKSKGNVVYPEPLVERYGLDALRYYLMREVSFGSDGVFTPEDYINRINFDLANDLGNLLNRTIAMINKYLGGSIPKWAQSKTAFDSDLEQITETVIEMYTESMDKMQFSLALSEVWRLISRANKYIDETQPWVLAKDETRQEELESVMVHLAEVLRITAILLSPFMTVAPQKIFEQLGLNFETDATWSHLQFNQFPEGTQVVKKGTPIFPRLDQEAEVAFLKEQIAQNSGTVEEEQAVEEWNPAETKLISEKDKEIKYEDFDKVELKVAEVIDCQKVVGADKLLKFRLDAGDEGHRQILSGIAEWYQDPAFFIGKKVIIVANLKVRKMRGEISQGMILSAEKDGELQVIFAPEEAVNGSVVA; from the coding sequence GTGTTTAATAAAAAAGAAACGTTTTATATTACGACCCCGATTTATTATCCAAGTGGAAAACTCCACATTGGCAATTCTTATACAACTATTGCGTGCGATGTTATGGCGCGCTATAAGCGACTACAAAATTTTGATGTTTATTATTTAACTGGAACAGATGAACACGGTCAAAAAATTGAGAATAAAGCAGAAGAGCTTGGTATTTCCCCTCAAGCGTATGTTGATGGAATGGCTAAGGAGATTCAAGCCTTATGGAAAACGTTAGACATATCTCATGATAAATTTATCCGTACGACTGATAAAGAACATGTTATTGCAGTTCAAGCGATGTTTGAACGATTAGTTGAACAAGATGACATTTATTTAGGTGAATATGAAGGTTGGTATTCTGTTTCTGATGAAGAGTTCTTCACGGAAACACAATTAGCTGAAGTTTATAAAGATGAAACTGGTAAAGTAATTGGTGGTCTTGCACCAAGTGGCCACGAAGTAGAACTTGTTAAGGAGGAATCTTATTTCTTCCGCATGGGCAAGTATGCAGATCGCCTGTTGAAGTACTATGAAGATCATCCCGACTTTATTCAACCTGAATCACGAAAAAATGAAATGATTAATAATTTTATTAAGCCTGGATTAGAAGATTTAGCCGTTTCTCGGACAACTTTTAAATGGGGAATACCCGTTAAACGTAACCCCAAACATGTCGTTTATGTCTGGATTGATGCTCTGTCAAACTACATTACAGCCCTTGGGTATGGTTCAGAAGATGACCGTCTCTATCAAAAATACTGGCCGGCAAACGTTCATATGGTTGGAAAAGAAATTGTTCGTTTCCACACAATCTATTGGCCGATTATGCTGATGGCATTGGATATACCTTTACCAAAACAAATCTTTGGTCATGGTTGGTTGCAAATGAAAGATGGTAAAATGTCAAAATCTAAAGGAAACGTTGTTTATCCGGAACCGCTTGTTGAACGTTATGGCTTAGATGCTTTGCGTTATTATTTAATGCGAGAAGTGTCTTTTGGTAGTGACGGTGTCTTTACTCCTGAAGATTATATTAATCGCATCAACTTTGACCTTGCAAATGATTTAGGAAACCTATTAAATCGAACGATTGCCATGATTAATAAATATTTAGGTGGCAGTATTCCAAAATGGGCACAATCTAAAACAGCTTTCGATAGCGATTTAGAACAAATAACTGAAACCGTCATTGAAATGTATACAGAGTCTATGGATAAAATGCAATTTAGCCTAGCACTATCAGAAGTTTGGCGTTTGATTTCACGCGCCAATAAATATATTGACGAAACGCAGCCTTGGGTATTAGCGAAAGACGAAACACGTCAAGAAGAACTGGAAAGTGTCATGGTTCATTTAGCAGAAGTACTGCGAATCACAGCAATTCTTTTATCCCCGTTCATGACAGTTGCTCCTCAAAAAATATTTGAGCAATTAGGGCTTAACTTTGAAACGGATGCAACATGGAGTCATTTGCAATTTAACCAATTCCCAGAAGGAACGCAAGTTGTCAAAAAAGGAACACCAATCTTCCCACGTTTGGATCAAGAAGCAGAAGTTGCATTCTTAAAAGAGCAAATTGCTCAAAATAGTGGAACTGTAGAAGAAGAACAAGCGGTAGAGGAATGGAATCCAGCAGAGACGAAACTTATTTCTGAAAAGGATAAAGAAATTAAGTATGAAGATTTTGATAAAGTTGAATTAAAAGTAGCTGAAGTAATTGATTGCCAAAAGGTAGTTGGTGCTGATAAGCTGTTGAAGTTTCGCTTAGATGCTGGTGATGAAGGGCATCGTCAGATTTTGTCTGGTATCGCTGAATGGTATCAAGATCCGGCCTTCTTTATTGGTAAGAAAGTTATCATTGTAGCGAACTTGAAAGTACGTAAGATGAGAGGCGAAATTAGCCAAGGAATGATTCTTTCAGCAGAAAAAGATGGAGAATTACAAGTTATCTTTGCACCAGAAGAAGCTGTAAATGGCTCTGTAGTTGCTTAA
- a CDS encoding NlpC/P60 family protein: MKKKLMTVLLTSSMLATSMMAPMTASADELTDNITKQDQKLEEIKGSISSAQELLSAVQAELAATEARANELLAQRDEAQTKIEELTKEIEKLQAIIDKREDQLKDQARSVQVNGSNTNYMNFVFASESLTDLFARVDVVATMVSANKDMVEQQVADQNLVEEKKASSEEKLSEIIGMSSELEELKADLEIKKIEEESAIAALNANKATVQADRDRFVAEKEAADRRAAEEAARLAAAEAAAVAAAEEAARAAQAPAIESVTEVASTNYAPSIHTVENTVEVSESQVVEEQVVENVAAAAPTQTATPAPVPAPAPTPAPAPAPSYSGNVVSEAYKYLGVPYVWGGRTPAGFDCSGFTSYVYKQAYGIDIGGWTVPQENAGTRISVSQAQAGDLLFWGSAGSTYHVAISLGDGSYIHAPFEGRNVEVNYVKYFTPDFAVRVN, translated from the coding sequence TTGAAAAAGAAACTAATGACAGTACTACTAACTAGCTCAATGCTTGCAACCAGTATGATGGCACCAATGACGGCTTCCGCAGATGAATTAACAGATAATATTACTAAACAAGATCAAAAATTAGAAGAGATAAAAGGAAGTATTTCTTCCGCTCAAGAACTATTATCAGCTGTTCAAGCTGAACTTGCTGCTACTGAAGCGCGAGCAAATGAACTACTTGCACAACGTGACGAAGCGCAAACTAAAATAGAAGAATTAACAAAAGAAATTGAAAAACTTCAAGCTATTATTGATAAACGTGAAGACCAATTAAAAGACCAAGCACGTTCTGTACAAGTAAACGGATCAAATACAAACTATATGAACTTTGTTTTTGCATCGGAATCTCTAACCGATCTATTTGCTAGAGTAGATGTTGTTGCAACTATGGTTTCTGCTAATAAGGACATGGTTGAACAACAAGTAGCTGACCAAAACTTAGTTGAAGAAAAGAAAGCTTCTTCAGAAGAAAAATTAAGTGAAATTATTGGAATGTCAAGTGAGTTAGAAGAACTAAAAGCTGATTTAGAAATCAAGAAAATTGAAGAAGAAAGTGCGATTGCAGCATTGAATGCTAATAAAGCAACTGTACAAGCTGACCGCGACCGTTTTGTAGCTGAAAAAGAAGCAGCAGACCGTCGTGCAGCAGAAGAAGCAGCACGTTTAGCAGCAGCTGAAGCAGCAGCCGTTGCCGCAGCAGAAGAAGCAGCGCGCGCTGCTCAAGCACCAGCAATTGAAAGTGTGACAGAAGTTGCATCAACTAACTATGCACCATCAATTCATACAGTAGAAAATACAGTAGAAGTAAGTGAATCGCAAGTTGTAGAAGAGCAAGTGGTAGAAAACGTAGCAGCAGCAGCGCCAACTCAAACGGCAACTCCTGCACCAGTTCCTGCGCCAGCTCCGACACCAGCACCAGCACCAGCACCCTCTTATAGTGGAAACGTTGTTTCAGAAGCATATAAATATCTTGGCGTTCCTTATGTATGGGGTGGAAGAACACCAGCAGGATTTGACTGCTCAGGATTTACTAGTTATGTCTATAAACAAGCTTACGGCATTGATATCGGCGGTTGGACTGTACCACAAGAAAATGCAGGTACAAGAATTAGTGTTTCTCAAGCACAAGCTGGAGATTTACTATTTTGGGGTTCAGCAGGTAGCACTTACCACGTAGCAATTTCTCTTGGTGACGGATCATACATCCATGCACCATTTGAAGGAAGAAACGTTGAAGTTAACTATGTAAAATACTTTACACCAGATTTTGCAGTTCGCGTAAACTAA
- the tyrS gene encoding tyrosine--tRNA ligase, whose protein sequence is MNIIEELQWRGAINQQTDEEGLQQLVEEKKIGLYCGIDATGSSMHIGHLIPFMILKRFQLAGHKPVILIGGATGSIGDPSGKSEERVSQTEEQVAYNAEKITIQMQKLFKAGESDSQIRLVNNLDWTKDLSLLDFLRDFGKNFNINTMLAKDIVSSRLETGISFTEFSYQILQSMDYLHLYNHYDIQLQVGGADQWGNITAGLELIRKKVGPEAKAFGLTIPLMLKADGTKFGKTAGGAIWLDPEMTTPYEFYQFWVNQDDRDIVKYLKYFTFLSKEEIDLLAEKIETEPHKREAQKTLAAEMTRFVHGQQALEDALKITEALFTGNIKELNAKEIEQGFKNMPTFESHLTEQNLVTWLVNLGIEPSRRQAREDITNGAITINGDKVTDTNFVITAENSFENRFIIVRRGKKKYFLIKLV, encoded by the coding sequence ATGAATATTATAGAAGAATTACAATGGCGCGGCGCCATTAACCAACAAACCGATGAAGAAGGACTCCAACAGTTAGTAGAAGAAAAGAAAATTGGGTTATATTGTGGGATCGATGCGACTGGTTCAAGTATGCACATTGGGCACTTAATCCCTTTTATGATCTTGAAACGATTCCAATTGGCTGGTCATAAACCCGTTATTCTAATTGGTGGCGCAACCGGTTCAATCGGAGATCCAAGTGGTAAATCAGAAGAGCGCGTTTCGCAAACGGAAGAACAAGTTGCTTACAATGCTGAAAAAATTACAATCCAAATGCAAAAGCTATTCAAAGCAGGAGAATCAGATTCACAGATCCGTCTTGTAAATAACCTTGACTGGACAAAGGACTTATCCTTACTTGACTTTTTACGTGACTTTGGTAAAAACTTCAATATCAACACAATGTTAGCAAAAGACATTGTTTCAAGTCGCTTAGAAACAGGCATTTCTTTTACTGAGTTTTCTTATCAAATTTTGCAGTCTATGGATTATTTGCACCTCTATAATCATTATGATATACAACTACAAGTGGGTGGCGCTGATCAGTGGGGAAATATTACAGCTGGTTTAGAGCTTATTCGTAAAAAGGTCGGTCCAGAAGCTAAAGCCTTTGGTTTAACCATACCTTTGATGCTTAAAGCTGACGGAACTAAATTTGGTAAAACCGCGGGTGGTGCAATCTGGTTAGATCCAGAAATGACTACACCGTATGAATTTTATCAGTTCTGGGTTAACCAAGATGACCGTGATATTGTTAAATACTTAAAATACTTTACCTTCTTATCTAAAGAAGAAATAGATCTTTTAGCGGAAAAAATCGAAACAGAACCTCATAAACGCGAAGCACAAAAAACATTAGCAGCTGAAATGACACGTTTTGTCCACGGACAGCAAGCCTTGGAAGATGCATTAAAAATCACGGAAGCACTCTTTACTGGTAACATAAAAGAATTAAATGCCAAGGAGATTGAACAAGGTTTCAAAAATATGCCGACATTTGAATCACACCTGACAGAGCAAAACTTAGTCACTTGGTTGGTTAATTTGGGCATTGAACCTTCACGTCGTCAAGCCCGTGAAGATATCACCAATGGTGCTATTACAATTAACGGCGATAAAGTTACGGATACAAATTTTGTCATCACGGCAGAAAATTCATTCGAAAATCGCTTTATCATTGTACGACGTGGTAAGAAAAAATATTTCTTAATTAAATTGGTATAA
- a CDS encoding GNAT family N-acetyltransferase, whose amino-acid sequence MMLTLISARNNTQAETVANMATTIWREHYRPIIGDQQVAYMLATIQSKERILEDFVNVDYYIIQLEHKAIGYLALETKRESFFLSKIYLYKEVRGRGYGHSIISYLKNKTRLEGKKYLELTVNKYNPSAILFYEKIGFQRVDAIISDIGKGFFMDDYVYRLYV is encoded by the coding sequence ATGATGCTAACACTTATTTCAGCTAGAAATAATACGCAAGCAGAGACAGTCGCCAATATGGCTACCACAATTTGGCGAGAACATTACCGCCCTATTATCGGTGACCAGCAAGTCGCTTACATGTTAGCAACAATTCAATCAAAAGAAAGGATTCTAGAAGATTTCGTGAACGTTGATTACTATATTATTCAGTTGGAACACAAAGCCATTGGGTACCTAGCCCTTGAAACAAAAAGAGAATCCTTTTTTTTGAGTAAAATTTACTTATACAAAGAGGTTCGTGGTCGAGGCTATGGTCACTCTATTATCAGCTACTTAAAGAACAAAACACGTTTAGAAGGAAAAAAATATTTGGAACTAACTGTTAATAAGTATAATCCCTCGGCTATTTTATTTTACGAAAAAATCGGTTTTCAACGTGTCGATGCGATTATTTCTGATATAGGAAAAGGATTTTTTATGGATGATTACGTTTATCGTTTGTATGTATAA
- a CDS encoding DsbA family oxidoreductase, with the protein MSKINLYYVTDPLCSFCWAFEPTLRKFRYEYADYIDHDLTVMGGMIENWETYNGDGANGIQTAVDVAEHWREVGDFTRMPIDGRVWLDEPIASSYPSSQVYQIIRRDFPDKADLFLRKLRERVMLHNQDISKSSVLAILLEDLGFDSRAVLSAAESFEGRSLLSSDLSLASALSATGFPTVVFVNEANQGVKIVGAQPYEGLVAALKQILRVETLKPMPVPSLDIVMKTTPLLMSREIEVLYNLSETEVEGFVHLTMGHDSVETGQILGQTYYKAV; encoded by the coding sequence ATGAGTAAAATAAATCTCTACTATGTAACAGATCCACTCTGCTCTTTTTGCTGGGCCTTTGAGCCAACCCTGAGAAAATTTAGATATGAGTATGCCGACTATATTGATCATGATTTAACCGTTATGGGTGGCATGATTGAAAACTGGGAAACTTATAATGGTGATGGAGCTAATGGTATTCAAACGGCCGTGGACGTGGCAGAACATTGGCGTGAAGTTGGAGATTTTACACGGATGCCAATCGATGGTCGCGTCTGGCTAGATGAACCCATTGCTTCTTCCTATCCAAGTTCGCAAGTCTATCAAATTATTCGTCGAGATTTTCCAGACAAAGCAGACTTATTCTTACGTAAGTTGCGCGAAAGAGTCATGCTTCACAATCAAGACATTTCAAAAAGTTCGGTCTTGGCTATCTTATTAGAAGATTTAGGTTTTGATTCCCGAGCAGTATTAAGTGCAGCAGAATCATTTGAAGGCCGCAGCTTATTAAGCAGTGATTTAAGTTTAGCTAGTGCGCTTTCAGCAACAGGATTTCCTACTGTGGTTTTCGTGAATGAAGCGAATCAAGGCGTAAAAATTGTCGGTGCACAACCTTATGAAGGATTGGTGGCTGCTTTAAAACAGATACTTAGAGTTGAAACCTTGAAGCCCATGCCGGTTCCGAGTTTAGATATTGTGATGAAAACAACGCCGCTTTTAATGAGTCGTGAAATTGAAGTGCTTTATAACTTATCAGAAACAGAAGTTGAAGGTTTTGTTCATTTAACTATGGGGCATGATAGTGTTGAAACGGGTCAGATACTCGGTCAAACTTATTACAAGGCGGTTTAA